A DNA window from Hydrogenobacter sp. contains the following coding sequences:
- a CDS encoding DUF4416 family protein has protein sequence MELARPILSVIYREEHILMEFLRELPVQELSQAFVLQSIQKYYSKEMGEGLLKIFLSLKGLMKKENLLDFKLWAINKEKNFSPKGKRLLNIDPGYVDESHLVLSSSKKRGGRFYLGKGVYAEIEYLFLYGRFRPLYWTYADYREENVKAFFEKVRKGFLQELKTAKHWGKFQFVSFTENKIHETSQAWGVISEKEPKA, from the coding sequence TTGGAACTTGCCAGACCGATCCTCTCCGTAATTTATAGAGAAGAGCATATTCTAATGGAGTTTCTGAGAGAACTGCCTGTACAGGAACTTTCACAGGCTTTTGTTCTTCAATCCATTCAAAAATACTATTCCAAAGAGATGGGCGAAGGGCTTTTGAAAATCTTCCTATCTTTGAAAGGTTTAATGAAAAAAGAGAATCTTTTGGATTTCAAACTCTGGGCTATAAACAAAGAAAAAAACTTTTCACCAAAAGGTAAAAGACTGCTAAACATAGATCCTGGGTATGTAGACGAAAGTCATCTCGTTTTATCCTCCTCAAAGAAGCGAGGTGGTAGGTTTTATTTAGGAAAGGGTGTGTACGCAGAGATAGAGTATCTCTTCCTTTACGGAAGGTTCAGACCCCTATATTGGACTTACGCGGACTACAGAGAGGAAAATGTAAAGGCGTTTTTTGAAAAAGTTAGAAAAGGTTTTCTGCAGGAGCTAAAGACTGCAAAGCATTGGGGCAAGTTCCAGTTTGTTTCCTTTACCGAGAATAAGATCCACGAGACTTCCCAAGCTTGGGGAGTGATCAGTGAAAAAGAGCCTAAGGCTTGA
- the murI gene encoding glutamate racemase produces the protein MKLGIFDSGVGGLTVLKEVKRAFPNVDIIYLGDTARVPYGGKSKDTIIRYSLECAQFLMRFDIDLLIVACNTASSYALDILKDEFGIPIFGVIDPGVKKALGVSKTKIIGVIGTKSTIASGEYQRKLAQAGSVVYARACPLFVPLVEEGITDGEIADKVVEFYLSELKQIGIDTLILGCTHYPLLLKPIKRYMEHIHIVDSASSLVEEISPYVKNEGSSSLRLFFTDHSPSLGSLVDLILGKGNKLELAPMLCSL, from the coding sequence ATGAAGTTGGGAATTTTTGATTCTGGAGTAGGTGGACTTACTGTCTTGAAGGAAGTTAAAAGGGCATTTCCCAATGTTGACATAATTTATTTGGGTGACACGGCGAGAGTACCTTACGGAGGAAAGTCCAAAGATACTATAATACGATACAGCCTTGAGTGCGCTCAATTTCTCATGAGGTTTGATATTGATCTTCTCATAGTTGCCTGCAACACTGCAAGCTCTTATGCCCTTGATATACTTAAGGATGAGTTTGGTATACCCATCTTTGGTGTTATAGATCCCGGGGTCAAAAAAGCCTTAGGAGTTTCAAAGACCAAGATCATAGGTGTAATCGGAACAAAAAGCACCATAGCAAGTGGAGAGTATCAAAGAAAACTTGCGCAGGCGGGAAGCGTGGTTTATGCAAGAGCTTGCCCTCTTTTTGTGCCTCTGGTAGAGGAAGGGATAACGGATGGAGAGATAGCGGATAAAGTGGTTGAATTTTATCTGAGTGAACTCAAGCAGATCGGCATAGATACGCTCATACTTGGCTGTACTCATTATCCTCTACTTTTAAAGCCTATAAAGAGATACATGGAACACATACATATAGTGGATTCTGCAAGCTCACTGGTAGAGGAGATAAGCCCATACGTCAAAAATGAGGGAAGTTCAAGCCTTAGGCTCTTTTTCACTGATCACTCCCCAAGCTTGGGAAGTCTCGTGGATCTTATTCTCGGTAAAGGAAACAAACTGGAACTTGCCCCAATGCTTTGCAGTCTTTAG
- a CDS encoding molybdopterin-guanine dinucleotide biosynthesis protein B, which yields MPKIVCVVGYHNTGKTTLIEKISKELTARGYRVGYIKHDPKGHGVTDKEGSDSYRIFQVLDRVALLGKGKLTLWEKVQDDPISVVERYFSDFDVVILEGWKSLKGLKKIVMGDLSVEGFRVDQSVSLEDVIGYIML from the coding sequence ATGCCTAAGATTGTGTGTGTTGTTGGATATCACAATACGGGAAAAACAACCCTTATAGAAAAAATATCAAAGGAACTTACGGCAAGAGGTTACAGAGTGGGATACATCAAGCATGATCCAAAAGGTCATGGTGTTACGGACAAAGAAGGTAGCGATTCGTACCGTATTTTCCAGGTTCTGGATAGGGTAGCTCTATTGGGAAAGGGTAAACTCACCCTTTGGGAGAAGGTACAAGACGATCCTATCAGCGTAGTGGAAAGGTACTTTTCTGACTTTGATGTAGTCATACTTGAGGGATGGAAGAGTCTAAAGGGGTTGAAGAAGATAGTAATGGGTGATCTTTCTGTTGAGGGCTTTCGTGTTGATCAAAGTGTGAGCCTTGAAGATGTTATAGGTTATATTATGCTTTGA